A region of the Microcystis aeruginosa FD4 genome:
ATCGCCCGTCAACGTTTTAGCGCCACTAATATTAACTGGATGGAAGGGGATGCCCTCAATTTACCCTTTGCCGATTCTAGCTTTGATTGTGCTACTATTGGCTATGGATTACGCAATGTGGTCGATATTGCCCAATGTTTGGGGGAATTATACCGAGTCCTGAAACCGGGTGCTAAAGCGGCGATTCTGGACTTCCATCAACCCACCCAAACCATCGCCAAACTATTCCAAAACTGGTATCTCGATCATATCGTCGTTCCGGCTGCCGAGCGCTACGGTTTAACTGACCAGTACGCTTATATTAGTCCCAGTATCGATCGCTTTCCCCAAGGCCGAGAACAGGTAAAATTAGGCTATCAGTCGGGATTTTCCAGCGCTGTTCACTATCCACTCCTAGCAGGACTGATGGGAGTGTTAGTCTTAAAGAAATAACTCACTCACATTTCCGTTTATTTTTTGCTGCTAAATTGAATCTCCCTACTCTTTGGACATGGCTCTTACCGCCGATCGCGGGGGCAATTATTGGCTATTTTACGAACGATGTAGCCATAAAAATGCTATTTCGTCCCTACAAAGCGATTTATATCGGTAAGCGTCCTCTTCCCTTCACCCCGGGGCTAATTCCTCGCAATCAAGATCGATTAGCTGTCCGGGTATCGGATACGATCATGGGTTCCCTGTTAACTCCCGAGGAACTACAAAAACTGGCTAAACGACTTCTCGACACCGAAAGGGTACAGGGGGCGATACTCTGGCTATTACAATTAGCTTTAAAACAAATAAAAGGCGATCGGCAAGCAAAAACCGCCCAGATTTTGGCGGCGATTCTTCACGATTTATTCGGGGAATCTTTAGCGAGATTACTAAAAGTTTTAGCCCGACGACAGGACTTTTTAGAAAAACAGATCAATCAAATTTTTGATCGCCTAGTCTTGGAATTTTCTCTCAGTGAACAACAGGCGCGACAATTCTCCGATTGGCTATTAGAAACTGTCTTACCTGCTGATGTTATCCGTCTAGCTTTAATCGATTTTTTAACCGATCGCAATATTCAAGTTATCGATGAAGGATTTCGGGAGAAAACCAGTGGAACCTATTGGGTAGTAGCCAATTTATTTGGTTTACGCAATGCCCTCGCTCGCTTACGCACTTTTTGCCTTGATGAAAAGGATTTAGCTAATACCAGAATCAAAGAATTATTACTATCTTTAGAGATGCGTAATCGTCTGAAAAACTGGTTACAAAGTATCTCTTTGCAAAATTTACCTATCTCCACCGTCAGACAATTGCGTAAAACTACCCGGGATACGGTGCGAATTTATATTCAAGAAAGTGGCGAACAATTTCTGCAAGATTTTGGACAAACGATCGACTGGAATCAAATCGCTAATTTAATTATTAATCGTCTGCAATCTTCGGGGTCAATGACTACATCATTAGGAGTAATTAGTCAAGAGTTAGCGTTAATTTTAGAGCGTTATCTAGAGGAAGATTTAGAGAAATTAGTCGCCCAAATTATCCCGATTCTCAACATCGATCAGGTGATCCGCGATCGGGTGAATGCCACTTCCCCGGCCGATCTGGAAAATGCCATCCAAGGAATTGTTAAACAGGAATTACAGGGAATTGTTAATCTTGGTGGTATTCTCGGTCTTCTAGTTGGACTAATGCAAACAATTATTTTAATTGCACAAAATCCGGGGTAATAATTAGGTGGGTTAAACTAAGTTAACCCACCGGAATTATCCCGTTTATTGTTAAGGTAAAATCAAAAAACTTCCCTGACAGAAAAGAGTTTGATCGTCGAGAATAAAAGATTTAATCTCCACATCTTTGCCTAAATCGACGGTAAAAGGTTGCAAATCAATAGATAAATCTGGGGCTAAACCTTGCCATTGTCGGGGACTAATCCCTAAAGTGCGAGCATCTTCTAGGGTAATATCGGCAGTAAAAATTACTTCTGCACCCGTTTCTCTATGGCCCAGAAGAGAGAAATAACCCTGATTTAAGAGAACATTTTTCCAGTTAAAACGCTGTTGTGAGATAATTTGTCTGGCGTTAACAACTCCGTTATTTTCTAGGGAAAAAATTAGTAAATCGGCAAAAGCATTAACTAAAATAGTCGAGGCGATCGAATTATTTAAATCCTGCTCGTTAATTTCCACCTCACCGCTAACCCGAATAGGTTCCAAAATTTTTAGGGGTTTCCCTCGCAAAACCTGCCCGATATTAAGACGAATATTTTCCCCTCTTAATTGCGCTTTACCTAGATGTAAACCTTGATAAATCGCTTTTCCTACGGCTAAAAATACCCCAGGTATATAACCGCGCAAAATTTGCCGATCATGACCTTGCAGCTGCATTTCTAAATCTTCTATCTGTTCTACTTGCGATCGCAAGAACAGACGTACTGCTGGCGGCAAAACCTTACTAATAATCTCACTTTGAGTATTAACCCACATAAACGTTATCTCACTCACTCCACAATGTTTCTAATTGTAACAGAGCTAGATCGATCAAACCATGAGGGGCTGCCGTCAGCTATCAGTTATAGCTGAAAACCTCCCTACTTTCTTTTCACTGTTTACTGTTTACTGATTACTGATCACTGATTACTGATCACTGAAAAAGGGAGCAGGGAGCGGGAGTTTGAGCATTTGTACTAAAATATCCAATACGCAGTTTTAATCCAATAAAGCTTAGGTAAAAACTTCGCTACTTTCTTTTCACTGATTACTGATTACTGATCACTGAAAAGCCGCTAATTTTTAGGTTTTTGAGGGGTTGAGGGAATTAAAACGAGGGGAAAGATAGGCGACTAAAACTCCAAGGGCAAAACCGATTAAATTGCGGAAAAGGGGCAGTAATTCACTGGTGCGAGTAACCACCGGTCCGATGCCAAAAGCAACAAAGAGGATAAACCAGAGGGGAGAGACAATTAAAACCCATTGCCAAGCGAAAACCTGTCCTTCTTTGCGGGGAATACCGGCAAAACCGAAGACTAAACCGCCGACAATTGAGGTAATTAAAGTTAAAATCCACTGTTCCCTCGGTAAACCGGGGACCACCGCACAACCACCTTTAACTAAACAGCCTTTTACCGTGTCCAAAGATTGTACGATCGCGTTATTTTCGCCATTTTCCCGGACAAAATACATATTACCGAAACGGGCCTGTAATTCGATCCAAAAAGTGCGGGGTAAAAATTCATAGACGGCATCACCAATACTAAAAGATAGTAGATTACCGCCCCGACCATCGGCCACTAGGAGAATACTTTTATCATCTAATCCCCAGAAATTAATCACTGCCCGGCCGGGGCTGCGGTCATATTGGGTTAAAACTCGCATTTTCCAGCCGGTTTCCCCTTGAAATGTCTCGATATCTTGGATTAATGCCTCTTCCTGTTTTGCGGGTAGATAATTGGCTAAATCAACGATCGGAGTGGTTTCATTGGGCAGTAATTCGGGATTATTTACCGCTAGAGCTTGATTTGGGCAGATAATCCAACCCAGACAGCTAATGACACCAATGACAAGAGCGATCGAGATTCCTCGGCAAAAACGATTGAGCATAGCACTTCTAGACAATGAGAATTTTTTCAGCAAGGGTGTAGGCTAACTTTCAGTTTCTTTACACTTATTTACTTTATCTTAAGGGAATTCTCAACTTTAGTCACTCAGTTATCGGTCATCAGATGGGAGTTTTCAGTTCACTCTCCAGAAACTCAACTCAAGCTGATGAGGTCTCAACCAGTTGCATTAACCCGATCTTTTGCCAAAATGGAGTAAATATAGTAGCGGGGGGATGGTCAATGACAGCACAGAAAGTATTAGAGTTAATTCAACAGGCAAAGGACGAAAGAGCGGGGAAGTTGGCTCTGTCTGGCAGAAACTTAACAGAAATTCCCCCCGAAATCGCTCAACTCACCTCCCTGCAATCCCTCGGTCTCAACAATAACCAAATCAGGGAGATTCCAGAAGCGCTCGCTCAACTCACCTCCCTGCAAGTCCTCTATCTCAACAATAACCAAATCAGCGAGATTCCAGAAGCGCTCGCTCACCTAGTCAACCTGAAGCGATTATTCCTCGAAAATAACCCGATTACCAACGTTCCTCCGGAAATTAGACCTCCTGCAAAAATAGGAACTGATTATGTACAATAAAGTAAAACACTCAGAAAAACCATGACTTACGAAAAAGTAAAAAATTTGAATCCAGAAGAGTTTAAACGCTTTTGTGGAGTATATCCTGAAACATTTAAGGATATGGTGAAGGTTTTGGCTGCCGAAAAAGTTCTGCAAAAAAAATCGGGAAGACCAAGTAAATTAAGTCTAGAAGACCAAATCTTGATGACCTTAGAGTATTTACGGGAATATAGTACTTATTTCCATCTCGCAATTAATTGGGAGATTAATGAGACAACAGCCCTACGAATCACTAGAAAGGTAGAAAATATTCTGATAAAATCTGGATTGTTTAATCTGCCGGGGAAAAAGACAGTTCACCAGGTCAATAGTGACCTAGAGGTAGTGGTAGTAGATGTAGCAGAGCATGAGATAGAAAGATCTCAAAAAAAGCAGGAAGATTACTATAGCGGGAACCAAGGCTATCATACAATAAAATCGCAAGTTCTTGCGGCTCAAAAAACAGGAATGATAGTCTGTACCGCTCATGGGAAGGGAAGAATACATGACTTTAATCTTTGGAAAAATAGTCAAATTGGGATGGATAAAAATATTGAATGTTTAGCAGATAAGGGCGATCAAGGAATTCAAAAGCTGCACAAAAATAGTAGAATTCCTAACAAAAAAAAGAAAAATAAAGAATTAAGTTTAGAAGAAAAAGAATTTAATTGCCAGTTATCAAGAGAAAGAATTGTTATCGAACCTATTCACAGAAGTCTGAAGAGATTTAGAATTTTATCATCAAGATACAGGAATCGGAGACGACGTTTTGGTCTGAGATTTAATTTAATCGCTGGCATTTACAACTACGAACTTGCTTTAGGCTATAATCAAGTAGCTGAATAAGACTTTTGCAGGAGGTCTAGTTTATTACCAGCGTTTTGACAATTATTTTTATCTTTGCTCTTATTGTGATTGTGTTATTGCTCTTGACGGGTAAAATCAATGAAACGACCTTCAATCAGTTTTTAGAGGGTTTTTGGCGATCTATCCCGATTTTTAAAGGACAAGAACCAAAAACCAACAACGATGACACCTCCCAAGAAACCCCCGAATCGGAGCAGTAAAGATTTGCCTACCACAGAAAGGTAACTTAGGCGAAAAAGTTTACAAATATTTAATATTAATCTCTCTTTTTATCAAATTGGGAAAACTCTTGGCCTTTTCCCGTTCTCAACCTCTTATACTAAATCCGTTGAGGCGTTGGGTTTCATGCTTCAACCCAACCTACGTCTTTAGTTGCATCCGCTTTTTACCTGATTATTTCATAAAAACTATGGCTTACGAAACTCTGGATCTTTCCATATCGACACCAATTTTATCTTGGGCAGGGCATGAATTGGGACCCCAAGAAACCCAAATGGCCAAAAATGTCGCTTCCCTACCTTTTATTTATAAACACATTTCTTTAATGCCCGATGTTCACTTGGGTAAAGGTGCTTTAGTCGGTTCGGTGATTGCCACCAAAGACGCCGTAATTCCTGCCGCCGTCGGAGTCGATATCGGTTGCGGCATGGCTGCCCTAAAAATGCCTTTCACCGGTGAACAATTGCAGGGAAAACTCAAAAAAATTCGTCTCGATGTGGAAGCGAATATTCCCGTCGGTTTTGCTGAAAATAAAGAAGTGGATCGGGAAGTGACTAAATGGCCAAAATGGGCGGAATTTAAACAGATTCATCGAGGCGTGCAGAACCTAGAGAAAAAAGCCCTTAAACAAATGGGTTCTCTGGGGGGTGGTAATCACTTTATCGAAATTTGTTTAGATACAGACAATGAAGTTTGGTTAATGCTGCATTCCGGTTCTAGAGGTATTGGTAATCAACTGGCCCAATGTCATATTAGTACTGCTAAAGAGTTAGCCAAACTAGCAGAATGTAAATTACCTGACCTGGATCTGGCCTACTTTGTTGCTGGTACAGAAGAATTTACTGCCTACTGGCACGACCTCCAATGGGCGCAGGAATATGCCCGTTATAATCGGGAAATTATGATGGCTAGATTTAAGCGCATTGTTGAAAAACATCTAGCGGGAGGCAAACCAACTAAACCCCTCTTAGTAGTTAATTGTCATCACAATTACGCCGAAAAAGAAATTCATTTTGGCGAGGAGGTTTATGTCACCAGAAAAGGAGCCGTCCGCGCCCGAGAAACCGATTATGGTATCATCCCCGGTTCCATGGGAGCGCAATCTTATATTGTTAAAGGCAAAGGGGAACATAATAGCTTCTGTTCCTGTTCCCACGGGGCCGGGCGCTTGATGTCGAGAAATCTGGCTAAAAAAACCTTTACTCTTGATGATTTAATCGCCCAAACCGAAGGGGTTGAATGCCGCAAAGATGAGGGCGTTATTGATGAGATTCCGGGGGCTTATAAACCGATCCAACAGGTAATGAATCAACAGGCTGATCTAGTGGAAATTGTCGCCACTCTCAAGCAGGTGCTGTGTGTCAAAGGTTAACAAATCATGGCAAGAGCGCTCGATTTTTGCCGTTTTTTCTCTACCATGAAAAAGATAGGAATCGATCGAGGATTATAAGCGATGAGTCTGACTATTGCTGCCGAATTAGCGCAAATTCCCGCCCATCATCTCAATATCATGGGCTATGTGGATGAATCCGCCGTTAACGGACCCGGCTGTCGGGCGGTGGTCTGGGTACAGGGTTGTTCTCGCGAGTGTCGGGGCTGTTTTAATCAAGCTTCCTGGCCTTTCGAGATCAATCAATTAATTACTGTTGAGTCTCTAGCTGCCAAAATTTTGGCTAATCCCCGCAACAGGGGCTTAACTTTCTCCGGGGGTGAACCTTTTTGGCAAGCAAAAGCCTTGACAGAATTAGCTAAATATGTTAAAGAAAAAGGCTTAAATGTGATGTCCTTCACGGGATTTACGATCGAACAATTGCGCTCAACCAAAGCACCGCCCCACTCTCAAGAATTATTGGCCCAGTTAGATATTTTGGTGGATGGGGCCTATGTGGAATCCCTAGCTATTCATTCCCCCGATTCTCCCGTTTCTTCCAGGAATCAACGGATTCACGTCCTCAATCCCGCTTTGGAAGATCAGATTAATTGGGCATCGGATCAAGTGGAAATTCATATTCTCAAAGACGGAACCCGAATTTTTACGGGATTTTGGGGACAGATTATTTCTTGAGCGGGCTGAGAATCAGTAATCAGTGATCAGTAAACAGTAATCAGTGATCAGTAAGGGACTGGCGTGGGAATAATATCCCAGCTTTGAAAATCGCTCTGTAGAAGAATCAGACCAGCCAGATGGCATATTATCAAAGCGCAAGTCCCTTATTGGAAGGGGCTCTCAAAGGCTCTCCCCCTACTTAGGGTGATCAGCAAACCCCCTCCGCGCGGAGGGCGCAAGCTTTGCGCCCCGACAGTAACGG
Encoded here:
- a CDS encoding 4Fe-4S single cluster domain-containing protein, with the translated sequence MSLTIAAELAQIPAHHLNIMGYVDESAVNGPGCRAVVWVQGCSRECRGCFNQASWPFEINQLITVESLAAKILANPRNRGLTFSGGEPFWQAKALTELAKYVKEKGLNVMSFTGFTIEQLRSTKAPPHSQELLAQLDILVDGAYVESLAIHSPDSPVSSRNQRIHVLNPALEDQINWASDQVEIHILKDGTRIFTGFWGQIIS
- a CDS encoding LmeA family phospholipid-binding protein, producing MWVNTQSEIISKVLPPAVRLFLRSQVEQIEDLEMQLQGHDRQILRGYIPGVFLAVGKAIYQGLHLGKAQLRGENIRLNIGQVLRGKPLKILEPIRVSGEVEINEQDLNNSIASTILVNAFADLLIFSLENNGVVNARQIISQQRFNWKNVLLNQGYFSLLGHRETGAEVIFTADITLEDARTLGISPRQWQGLAPDLSIDLQPFTVDLGKDVEIKSFILDDQTLFCQGSFLILP
- a CDS encoding DUF445 domain-containing protein: MNLPTLWTWLLPPIAGAIIGYFTNDVAIKMLFRPYKAIYIGKRPLPFTPGLIPRNQDRLAVRVSDTIMGSLLTPEELQKLAKRLLDTERVQGAILWLLQLALKQIKGDRQAKTAQILAAILHDLFGESLARLLKVLARRQDFLEKQINQIFDRLVLEFSLSEQQARQFSDWLLETVLPADVIRLALIDFLTDRNIQVIDEGFREKTSGTYWVVANLFGLRNALARLRTFCLDEKDLANTRIKELLLSLEMRNRLKNWLQSISLQNLPISTVRQLRKTTRDTVRIYIQESGEQFLQDFGQTIDWNQIANLIINRLQSSGSMTTSLGVISQELALILERYLEEDLEKLVAQIIPILNIDQVIRDRVNATSPADLENAIQGIVKQELQGIVNLGGILGLLVGLMQTIILIAQNPG
- a CDS encoding leucine-rich repeat domain-containing protein, translating into MTAQKVLELIQQAKDERAGKLALSGRNLTEIPPEIAQLTSLQSLGLNNNQIREIPEALAQLTSLQVLYLNNNQISEIPEALAHLVNLKRLFLENNPITNVPPEIRPPAKIGTDYVQ
- the ubiE gene encoding bifunctional demethylmenaquinone methyltransferase/2-methoxy-6-polyprenyl-1,4-benzoquinol methylase UbiE yields the protein MSNQSSPNSREIQAIFDQIAPEYDRLNQELSLGLHRIWKLMTVKWCQPEKGDFALDICCGSGDLTNLLSKQVGKPGQVIGLDFSPQQLKIARQRFSATNINWMEGDALNLPFADSSFDCATIGYGLRNVVDIAQCLGELYRVLKPGAKAAILDFHQPTQTIAKLFQNWYLDHIVVPAAERYGLTDQYAYISPSIDRFPQGREQVKLGYQSGFSSAVHYPLLAGLMGVLVLKK
- a CDS encoding TPM domain-containing protein; this encodes MLNRFCRGISIALVIGVISCLGWIICPNQALAVNNPELLPNETTPIVDLANYLPAKQEEALIQDIETFQGETGWKMRVLTQYDRSPGRAVINFWGLDDKSILLVADGRGGNLLSFSIGDAVYEFLPRTFWIELQARFGNMYFVRENGENNAIVQSLDTVKGCLVKGGCAVVPGLPREQWILTLITSIVGGLVFGFAGIPRKEGQVFAWQWVLIVSPLWFILFVAFGIGPVVTRTSELLPLFRNLIGFALGVLVAYLSPRFNSLNPSKT
- a CDS encoding RtcB family protein is translated as MAYETLDLSISTPILSWAGHELGPQETQMAKNVASLPFIYKHISLMPDVHLGKGALVGSVIATKDAVIPAAVGVDIGCGMAALKMPFTGEQLQGKLKKIRLDVEANIPVGFAENKEVDREVTKWPKWAEFKQIHRGVQNLEKKALKQMGSLGGGNHFIEICLDTDNEVWLMLHSGSRGIGNQLAQCHISTAKELAKLAECKLPDLDLAYFVAGTEEFTAYWHDLQWAQEYARYNREIMMARFKRIVEKHLAGGKPTKPLLVVNCHHNYAEKEIHFGEEVYVTRKGAVRARETDYGIIPGSMGAQSYIVKGKGEHNSFCSCSHGAGRLMSRNLAKKTFTLDDLIAQTEGVECRKDEGVIDEIPGAYKPIQQVMNQQADLVEIVATLKQVLCVKG
- a CDS encoding IS5 family transposase, translated to MTYEKVKNLNPEEFKRFCGVYPETFKDMVKVLAAEKVLQKKSGRPSKLSLEDQILMTLEYLREYSTYFHLAINWEINETTALRITRKVENILIKSGLFNLPGKKTVHQVNSDLEVVVVDVAEHEIERSQKKQEDYYSGNQGYHTIKSQVLAAQKTGMIVCTAHGKGRIHDFNLWKNSQIGMDKNIECLADKGDQGIQKLHKNSRIPNKKKKNKELSLEEKEFNCQLSRERIVIEPIHRSLKRFRILSSRYRNRRRRFGLRFNLIAGIYNYELALGYNQVAE